The following DNA comes from Papaver somniferum cultivar HN1 chromosome 4, ASM357369v1, whole genome shotgun sequence.
GTTTGTGAACAACAGCATCGTCATATGGGTCTTCGCCTTGAGTTAGAAATGAAATCTCTTCTGCACTTACCTGATTTATGTCAAGGGAATAAATATAAAGCAAAGATGGTATTCACTTGGTTTAACCATATTATGTGGTTGCTTTCATTGCATATAAAGGGGTTAACAGTTATTATGGAGTTATAAGAACACTTATAGCTCAATAGATGTCTACCTTAATAACATCAGCAGTTTCCCATATGCTAAGGATTCCTTCTCTGGCACTCTCTGCTGATGGCCACAATGGAAGTCTTAAATTAGGATCATAAGACAACAACACACCGGCATCTTTTGCAGCCTTTGTGGCTGCAATGTGCGCTGACTTGCATGGTTCTGTAATCAGACTAATAGAACCATAGTGGAATATTTTCGCCTGTAGAGTGCACAAAAAACATACACAATCCAACATTAAGAAACCTGCTCATCCAATAAGCAAATTACCAATAAAGAACAAAAGAAATGAGAAAGTCGTTCGCCAGTAATGTTGGTCAATTTTATTAGCAATGTACTACCATAATTTTCTCAAAGTACCTTCTTAATGAGATCATAATCAAGTTCATTTTCTTGAAGCAGCATATCAGCACTCGGATTACGATAAAACATAAACTCACGTTCCCCGTCAGTCCTCAATGTGACAAATGCTAAAGCAGTTCTAGCAACAGTATCAAACCGCAACCCCGTGTTGTTCACATTATTTTCTTTCAACATATCAGAAAGCATATACCCGAATTCATCTTCACCAACCTGCACATATAACCAACCATATTCACAAAAAAACATCTCTACGCTGCCATCATTTAAGTTCCCACAAAGGACTTACAAAACATAAACATAATGTAGTCGTAATATATAAAGGGGTAGGATCTGTATCATCCCTTGACATTCTTAGATTGGCACTATCTTGACATTTCGTGGTGTCcgaatgaaaactaatccccgAATGTTCTTTTCATTATGCACTACATTCTCACAATAATATTAGCAGTATGATGATACCTTGCCCATAAAAGCCGATGATCCACCGAGACGAGATATGCCAACAGCAACATTAGCAGGTGCACCACCTGGTGCTTTTTTAAAAGCTTCTGCATCAGCAAGTGAAAGCCCACTAGTTGTTGGTACAAAATCAATTAACAACTCTCCAAAACACACTACAAGATCCGAATCATCTACATCTGCCGAACCATTCTCATCCGAAAGCGCTTTACCTATTAATGATTAAACCCGCATTAACCGGTATAAATCAGATTCATGAACCATAATAAATCGAGAATCCACCACATCCCAAAATTGAAGCTTAAGAAAAGATAGAAATCAAGTTCTTACCTTGAAATTTACAGAATCGATTACTCGGAGAACGAATACTGAGTTTACTTCCACGTTTCTTGTTCAAATTGAAACAATGATTCTTgcgaattctagggtttgaaacaACGATACTATTGAAGCAGAAAGCAGAGTATAGAGCCATGGAAATGATGATCTCTCTGTACTGTATGAATTTTCTCTCAGATTTTCACTCAAAGATGATCAGGTGAGGTCAAATTCATAGTTGTAAAGTAATTCTTGTGGCGTGAAAATCAATAAATAATTTCTTGAGATTAAATAATTGAGATTTTTTActtctagttgtggagtagaaagGATGGAAGTATTTGAATACTGTTAAGTGAATAAGATAACAATATTGAATCCGAGTGTGGCTGCGGAGGAATCATCCCTTTAAGTGTTTAGATTCGTTGGATGTAAGCGTGGAGATTTTTATGGACGGTTGACAACTGAGGAAGGATGTAATGTAAGATCTCTTTCTGCTGGACTTTTGGAGCGGACACAGCAAGGACAACAGTTTAGTCTAGTGGTTCGTCGGTTAGTGACGGTTGTTTGTGTTGTTACGGTTggtccacaaaaaaaaaacaaagtaggAAATAccggtcctagaaataatatattcgagagagtctagtccatttgacccagtcaactgtctgtttggttctatttggaaatataaattatggtttggtcctagaaGTAATGATTTGGTCCTacggtgatgtcatggatgatgtaattgtcattatgtattggcagaaatacccttttggggccacaaatatacaaaaatcaGTAAAGAAAAAATCTTTTTCAGATTTCCTTTTTCTGTcatatttattttcagatataatttctttcttttttttcttcttcttcttcttttcttcttggtaaTAATGGCGTctccattattttttcttatttttcttcctgCTACTGTTGAATACGTTGCTGCTGCTCATGTtggtgatgttgaagatgaacttagGGTttacgatgatgaagatgaaatcatgttatttgttgttgttgcggttatagatgatgaagatgatttacGACGAAATCCGTCGCTGCTGTTGAAGATTCATCTACATctgttgaagacgacgatgaagatgttgaagatcttgattttttatgaagatattgaagacgaagatcttgattttgattatgaagatgttgaagacgaagatcttgattttttatgttgaagatctagattttgatgacgatcttgatttttatttatgtttgttgctcgtgttgaagacgataaacatgatgaatatgatgttgCTGGTGCTGTTTTAAAGACGATGATGTTTGatgctgttgttgaagacgacggagatgatgaagatgatgatgttgcagttcatttcataaatgaactctgttttttttaggtttttatatgaagttcatttctgaaatgaactctgtttttttaggtttttatatggagttcatttctggaatgaactctgttttttttaggtttttatatggagttcatttctggaatgaactctggtttttttaggttttatatggagttcatttctggaatgaactctgtttttttaggtttttatatggagttcatttctggaatgaactctgtttttttaggtttttatatggagttcatttctggaatgaactttgtttttttaggtttttatatggagttcatctctggaatgaactctgggttCTTtaagttttatatggagttcatttctggaatgaactctggtttttttaggtttttatatggagttcatttctggaatgaactttgttttttttaggtttttatatggagttcatttctggaatgaactttgttttttttaggtttttatatggagttcatttctggaatgaactttgtttttttaggtttttatatggagttcatctctggaatgaactctggtttatataggtgatttctgaaaaagtaagtagaaattaaccggagttcattttgacgaatgaactgctacaaaaaataactaaaaattaacacggaagggtacttttgtccatttaatatttttaaataattatggaccaaacagtaaaggcgttttcccaaaggactagACTGACATGGGCctacctaaaaaaggaccaaacgatatttttccccaaGAAAAATTGACCGGCACCCAGACTAATTTGAGGTATATAAAAATGAGATAAGATCCCTTCATACTCTTATTTTCACATTATCTTACACGTTGAGAGATgtttttttaatcaaaatcaaACACTAACGTATTTAAAGCTGATATTTTGGCTATATGTTCGTCTTACATAGCTCTACATACACATAAAAAAATGAGCACTTTCCGAAATACCAAACTTCACCATATACTAATCTTAATTTTAACGGTTGAAAATTAATGGATTCGACGGTcatttttcaaagtagtagatggtagAGTTATACGTTTCAGAATAAGCTCATTTTTTGTGAGTATGTAGATCTTTGTAAGAcgaacatatccccaaaatattagcttcaaatacgtTACCATTTAGTTTTGGTTAAAAAAAATGTCTCCAAACGTATGAGATAGTGTGAAAATAACAGTGTGAGGGGACCCTTCCTCTATAAAAATTTAAGTGGACTTAGTTGAAATGTTAAGGGGTGTTCAAACGGGCAAAAATATCTAACTATCTCACCAAACTCTTTTTCTTCCCAACCTCGAACCAATTCATTCGCCTTCCCAACCTAACAACCACTACTTCTTCTTTTCAATCGTTTTATTCTCTATCTCCATCATTTCGTTTCAAAAAAAACTCGACGATTAAAAGTAACACCTTGTTTATATCAAACTCAAATGAACCTATTCTCCTTCCCAATCTAACGATCActtctttattttgttgtttgaatGTCAAATAATGtcagaaaatttgaaattgttgatttgcagTTATATAGTCGTCAGGGTATCTCTTCATCGGTCTTGACGAATTTTCAAGTTTTATTTTGGTCGTCATCTTCTTGGGATGAACATCGggacgacttttcatctctgaaagtaACATTCACAGGGTCGTCATGATATTAATCCCAAACCTTAACGACTAGTTGATGAATACGATTAGTCGTCCTGTTATGAAAATCTAAATCATGCCGACTAATATTGtcataaaattatttttcatgtgTCCCATTTTGTAATCAGTCGTCGGgattttcaaaacctaactttCCGACTAGGTTATGGTCGTCACTTTAATACATTTTCGATCCTGACGACCAAAATTGCTAAAATGCCGATTTTCTTatctctattttttcttttagtcgtcATGTTTTTGAAACAATAACTGTGAAGACGTCTGGCAATAGTTATTCGGCATGGTTGGAATAAGTACAATATGATTATATTTGATTGACTATTAAACGTCGTCATTTTGTTATTATACGATCATGACGACCATGCCTGGTCGGCATGTTTTTGTGCAGTCGAGCATAACGGCTTTTCATAACCTGGGTTATGAATTCTTGAATTCTTTCTTTAATTTGAAGAAATTAAACCAACAGAATCTTTTTCAATTCCATTTTGAGAAGTCTTTGATTAGAGTAATAAATTTTCGTTAGAAAattcttaaaaaccaaattccaaaaaaaattctaaCAAGATTCATTAGTTAAAGcaaacaaaaaccataaacaaaatattctcttaacaaatttaatctaataTTAAACATCATTAAAGATAGATGAATAAGGGGCTTTAGATTTTACTTTCAAATGACCCTGTTTCGTGATCACTATATCGCATTtagtttgggtataccccaatccggCCAGTAACGATTGACATcacttttcttttacttttttcatAGAAAAAAACTTAGGCTtgcctaagagcatctccaatgcttggGGTCAAGGTCATCCTATGTGGAGGTCTTATTAACACCTCTCCAAGGTCTTATCTAACAATCTTTGTTTAAATTTAGAAATAAATGATGATGTGGAATTAAGACCCCATGTTATAGAGAAAGTATAATATAGACTTTCTCTTTTACCCCCACTTAGCCAGGTCATCTATTTTTAGGACCTTCACCTTTGCGGGGATGAAATTTTGGTGGAAAAGGTCTTAAATCTTAGGTAGCCACTGCTCCTATGATTACTGTTTTTACAAGCCAAAACTAAATGAAAGTGAAAACACTTGTACACCACCAACtattcttaggcaatctgtatgggcaAACATAAACACAATTCCGAAAGTTCAACTTAATGagtctcaatcaaggaatagtatctGGAGTTATATCACTTTCTCTCAAAATCATAAAGTTTACAGAGACTATTCCGTGAACCTGATTctcgtgtgagagtacttgggtgattccaaagtgATTAATATTCAAACATGGGAGGGAAAACTTTCACTCCAGAACAGTATAGAAGATTGGAAGAGTTgtatgatgaagaagatggaaaTCCAACTCCAGCGAGGAGGGATCAGTTAGAAATATAAATAGATCTTACTGTCAACCAAGTCAATGGATGGGTGTATCGCAAGCAATACAGTGATAGGATAAATCAAATGGGTAATGGTTATCAAGGCATAATCATAACGAGGAATTGGTGCAGCAAATTAATTTCTTGGTAGAAAAAACACCTCAGCCCCAAGAGCAACAACATCATATCATTCAGTTTCACTGTGAGCAACAATAGCTTATTCCTGCACCGATGCCTCGGTCTCCTCATCAACCGTTGGTAGTATATGCACAACCATCTCCTCATCAGCCAATGGTAGTagaattttaataaaaaaattctcaaatatttcggtctgggatctcactttgagtatcaaggaatatatttgaaaaataaaatataagatttgTGCACATGTTCAGATTACTCACTATATCTACATCTTGATCTTTCTTATTTTGCCAACCCAATTTcaaaaatcacacaaaccctaaaatatACGTGACAAGAGAAATCGGTTTTGCTTATGGGAATCGTTCTACTTTAGTTCCCAAATTTAGGTAGGGATTGGGTTTTACCTTCATTCCCCATATAGGTAAGTATCGGTCTACCATGGTTCCCAACATAAGTAGGGATCGGATCTGctttagatcttcaatgaaaccGGACCACCAATCAATTTGATTTCTtttaactacgaaacaagttcataaGTGTACTCCCTTAAACTCGTGTAATTTAACATAGTTTTCAGGCATGaaatcaatcctaagttcattacacaatctagtaacaagttataaAGTTTATCTATGTCGcaattacaaagttcaaaagataaacgttatacttcgtaattaaaTATAGCAAGGTTATAAAACagcttgtatattcttccttgacactttaccGATCTAAATCATGACCCAAGATATAAAGCCTTACCATTTACCGATCTTAACTTCAACTGTTAACTTTTAACGACTGATTTTCAAAGGGGAAGATAGTGATGTTACACGTCTCAAATTTtgatcatttttggtaggaatgtagagttttataaGAGGAAGGTATCatcaaaatcttaaatttaaattCGTCGTCGTTTGgattttatggagaaaatagaATAAACAAGTATGATAGTGTGCATACAAGAGTGTCCATGAATCctccctctatatatatattaTGTATGTGATACACGGGATATCACATATAATGTCAAATAAATATTTCTAGTTGTTTGATATTGAATCATCTTAAGGTGATATTTATTAGAACCAAACATCATATTTGTTACCAAATCAGAATACTATCATacgtgaaaaagaaaaaaattgatgcCATAAGCTTTATTTTTAggtagttgtttttattttcatatttaaTAATACATATCtatgttattgttagagcatttctcggttgaacccactagaattggtatgtcaagttagttgtcaactttagttgccaaaatgcattcttgatttagcatatttaagatagtttcagactagattaagtctaagaagtagaatcgaagctatccttgaaggataaagtttgaagactacaagaagacataaacaaggacttcatcaacaaagatgataattgatttcatttggattcttgtttaattctacctttctaatctatcgaaacaaatgctcactctatggaataatttctatgacggtaaatgtacatttatgtatatatactcgaggttatctgtctcacacagaaaagcctataggattgaataaatatatctcccatagaaatatccaagattttttgttccgtcttttgataaatcaaggtgaacatgaaccaattgataaaccggacttatattcccgaagaacagcttagtattatcaatcacctcacaataatcttactcGTAtaatagcgaaactagatattgtggaatcacaaacgatgagacgaagatgtttgtgatcacgttttatcttgcctatcggagaaattaatctcgagcaaatcttagagaagatagtactcaaacgatataaTCAGGCAAGATTAGAACAGGAAaccacaagagaaatagttgggtctggcttcacaatcacagTGAAGTCTTTCAATTCGTTAACGTAAAAGGTTTaggaaaatctaaggttaaaggaaaatcaactctagcttatgaaactagtaacacacataagtgtggggattaggtttcccagttgctagagttc
Coding sequences within:
- the LOC113275516 gene encoding probable fructokinase-6, chloroplastic, which codes for MALYSAFCFNSIVVSNPRIRKNHCFNLNKKRGSKLSIRSPSNRFCKFQGKALSDENGSADVDDSDLVVCFGELLIDFVPTTSGLSLADAEAFKKAPGGAPANVAVGISRLGGSSAFMGKVGEDEFGYMLSDMLKENNVNNTGLRFDTVARTALAFVTLRTDGEREFMFYRNPSADMLLQENELDYDLIKKAKIFHYGSISLITEPCKSAHIAATKAAKDAGVLLSYDPNLRLPLWPSAESAREGILSIWETADVIKVSAEEISFLTQGEDPYDDAVVHKLFHPNLKMLVVTEGPDGCRYYCQDFSGRVKGLKVKVVDTTGAGDAFVAGILSLLAKDLSLLQDEGRLREALRFANACGALTVMERGAIPALPTNEIVMKELHKIVL